The Pelecanus crispus isolate bPelCri1 chromosome 7, bPelCri1.pri, whole genome shotgun sequence genome includes a window with the following:
- the COXFA4L3 gene encoding normal mucosa of esophagus-specific gene 1 protein, whose product MNASFFQILKAKKELIPLVGVVSFAAIGALSFSAYSLFSKSDVIVNKSGNPEPWETVDPTKPQKLLTIHQKWKPIEELENVRKLTK is encoded by the exons ATGAACGCGAGCTTCTTCCAGatactaaaagcaaaaaaagaa CTCATTCCCCTGGTTGGAGTAGTGTCCTTTGCAGCTATCGGGGCGCTCTCTTTTTCTGCCTATTCCCTATTCAGCAAATCTGATGTGAT cGTTAACAAGAGTGGCAATCCAGAACCATGGGAAACTGTTGATCCTACCAAGCCTCAGAAG cttttaaCAATCCATCAGAAATGGAAACCTATagaagagctggaaaatgtCAGAAAGCTTACGAAGTGA
- the AFG2B gene encoding ATPase family gene 2 protein homolog B, with product MEAAALKLLPLDPGDEGSQRCRVGPAALSFLGARIGAPLRISLPTGCCLCTAWPRRDLADGYLQVDLTCRTAGVTARDLKGLTLDVGQLKLLAYRQLKKATVKVVLKNSALKKSTPRVVLQEAIRELLRNVYVALHYVVTVAPNLENPVVCIEILSVDPLTDEAGLITPQTSIKIKEVVTFEWYRHLSEDTAKTSIAGLDDVGKSLKEMIDLPFRFPKTFKQLRLSVPSGVLLIGPPGVGKSLMVKAVAKEVGAYLFCISGPALYGSRPGESEENLRRVFEKGREMSYEGPTILFIDEVDSLCPKRGSSNNAPEDRVVAQLLTLLDGVGSEGKMVVMAATNRPDALDPALRRPGRFDREVIIGTPTLMQRRSILQLLTSSMPISTDVDLVKLAEMTTGYVGADLTALCREAAMQAVFHSSLGSTEMVINIADFQEAFKKIQPSSFRSAIGLTECKPVTWEQIGGLENVKLKLKQSIEWPMNFPQAFARMGLSHPKGILLYGPSGCAKTTLVKAAATSCHCSFLSVSGADLFSPYVGDSEKILSQVFRQARANTPAIIFLDEIDSILGSRSHCKTGHGVSERVLSVLLNELDGIGLKVTEGRGSKLQLEGQCQEQSDEERKLEFQEILNKDFMVVAATNRPDMLDDALLRPGRLDKMIYVPPPDLKGRLSILKICTEKIPLDTDVSLQDVAVLTDFFSGADIENLCKEAALLALQENGLEATAVKHEHFVKSLRTVKPSLNIKDLEFYEKFYNQELEL from the exons ATGGAGGCGGCAGCCCTGAAGCTGCTGCCCCTGGACCCGGGAGATGAAGGCAGCCAGAGGTGCAGGGTAGGGCCTGCCGCCCTCTCCTTCCTGGGAGCCAGGATCGGCGCCCCGCTGAGGATCTCTCTGCCTACCGGCTGCTGTTTGTGCACGGCGTGGCCCAGGCGCGATTTGGCGGACGGGTACCTGCAGGTTGATCTGACCTGCAGAACCGCGGGTGTAACTGCGAGGGACCTAAAGGGCCTCACGCTGGATGTCGGCCAGCTGAAGCTTCTGGCGTATCGCCAGTTAAAAAAGGCGACCGTGAAAGTGGTCCTTAAGAACTCTGCACTGAAAAAGTCGACTCCCAGAGTTGTGTTGCAGGAGGCGATCAGAGAACTGCTAAGAAATGTTTATGTTGCACTTCATTATGTTGTTACTGTTGCCCCAAATCTCGAAAATCCTGTGGTGTGTATTGAAATACTGTCTGTAGACCCCTTGACGGATGAAGCCGGACTGATAACCCCCCAAACAagcataaaaattaaagagGTGGTCACTTTTGAATGGTACAGACATTTATCAGAAGATACCGCAAAAACTTCAATTGCGGGACTAGATGATGTGGGAAAGTCTTTGAAAGAAATGATTGATCTGCCTTTCCGCTTCCCAAAAACTTTTAAGCAGCTACGGCTTTCTGTCCCTAGTGGGGTGCTATTAATAGGCCCCCCGGGTGTAGGGAAAAGTCTTATGGTAAAGGCAGTAGCAAAAGAAGTGGGTGCATATCTGTTCTGCATCAGTGGCCCAGCCCTCTATGGTTCAAGACCAGGAGAAAGTGAAGAGAATTTGCGAAGAGTCTTTGAAAAGGGCAGAGAAATGTCATATGAAGGCCCAACCATTCTCTTTATTGATGAAGTTGACTCTTTATGCCCAAAGCGAGGCAGTTCAAACAATGCTCCTGAAGATCGCGTTGTTGCTCAGTTGCTAACACTACTGGATGGTGTAGGTAGTGAGGGTAAGATGGTCGTCATGGCAGCAACAAACAGGCCTGATGCTTTAGACCCCGCACTGAGAAGACCTGGCAGATTTGACAGAGAG GTGATTATTGGGACACCAACACTTATGCAAAGAAGATCTATCCTGCAGTTGCTTACATCTAGCATGCCGATTTCTACAGACGTTGATTTGGTTAAACTGGCAGAAATGACAACTGGGTATGTTGGAGCTGACCTTACAGCACTCTGCAGAGAAGCTGCTATGCAGGCTGTGTTCCACAGCTCTTTG GGTTCAACCGAAATGGTGATTAACATCGCAGATTTCcaagaagcttttaaaaaaattcaaccaTCCTCTTTTCGAAGTGCGATTGGACTAACAGAGTGTAAACCTGTCACTTGGGAGCAAATTGGTGGtcttgaaaatgtgaaattaaagtTAAAACAG AGTATTGAGTGGCCTATGAACTTTCCCCAGGCATTTGCTAGGATGGGCCTGTCTCATCCAAAGGGTATTCTTCTCTATGGGCCATCAGGGTGTGCCAAAACCACACTGGTGAAGGCTGCGGCCACAAGTTGTCACTGTTCCTTTCTCTCTGTAAGTGGTGCTGACCTTTTCTCACCTTATGTTGGAGATTCAGAGAAGATTTTGTCTCAG gtttttcgCCAAGCAAGAGCGAATACTCCAGCAATAATATTCCTAGATGAGATTGATTCTATCTTGGGATCTCGGTCACACTGCAAAACTGGCCATGGTGTCTCAGAGCGggttctttctgttcttctcaaTGAGTTGGATGGTATTGGGCTGAAAGtcacagaaggaagaggaagcaaaCTACAGCTTGAGGGTCAATGTCAAGAACAAAGTGATGAGGAAAGAAAG CTAGAGTTTCAGGAAATTTTGAACAAAGATTTCATGGTAGTTGCTGCGACAAATAGACCAGATATGTTGGATGATGCCCTATTGCGTCCTGGAAGGCTAGACAAGATGATCTATGTTCCACCTCCAGATCTGAAG GGAAGgctttccattttgaaaatctgcacagaaaaaattcCATTAGATACTGATGTGTCATTACAAGATGTGGCAGTCCTAACAGACTTCTTCTCTGGAGCTGATATTGAAAATCTGTGCAAGGAG gctgCTTTGTTGGCATTGCAAGAGAACGGACTTGAAGCAACTGCTGTAAAACATGAGCATTTTGTAAAATCATTGAGGACTGTAAAACCATCCTTAAACATAAAAGACCTGgaattttatgaaaaattttaTAATCAAGAATTAGAATTATAG